In Hymenobacter sublimis, a single genomic region encodes these proteins:
- the lpxA gene encoding acyl-ACP--UDP-N-acetylglucosamine O-acyltransferase, with protein sequence MNQPLAYIHPEAKIAQNVVVEPFTTIDQDVEIGEGTWIGPNVTIMAGARIGKNCKIFPGAVIAAQPQDLKFAGEKTTVYIGDNTVIRECVTVNRGTVDKLKTVVGANCLLMAYVHVAHDCVIGNNCILANTVQVAGHVEIGDFAIVGGSSAIHQFVHIGQHAMISGGSLIRKDVPPFVKAGREPLTYVGINSIGLRRRGFSDQKIAEIQQLYRLLFLSGLNNAAALDQIELELAPSPERDEVVNFIRNSGRGVIKGYSRNGNGGIE encoded by the coding sequence ATGAACCAGCCGCTCGCCTATATCCACCCCGAAGCCAAAATCGCCCAGAACGTGGTAGTGGAACCCTTCACGACCATCGATCAGGACGTGGAAATCGGGGAAGGCACCTGGATTGGACCCAACGTCACGATTATGGCCGGGGCCCGCATCGGCAAGAATTGTAAGATTTTTCCGGGCGCCGTTATTGCCGCCCAGCCCCAGGACCTGAAGTTTGCCGGCGAGAAAACCACTGTGTACATCGGCGACAATACCGTTATCCGGGAGTGCGTGACGGTGAACCGCGGCACCGTGGACAAGCTCAAGACCGTGGTAGGCGCCAACTGCCTGCTCATGGCCTACGTGCACGTAGCCCACGACTGCGTAATTGGCAACAACTGCATTCTGGCCAACACGGTGCAGGTAGCGGGCCACGTCGAAATCGGTGATTTTGCTATTGTGGGGGGCTCCTCGGCCATTCACCAGTTTGTGCACATCGGCCAGCACGCCATGATTTCGGGGGGCTCTCTGATCCGGAAGGACGTGCCCCCTTTCGTGAAGGCCGGCCGCGAGCCGCTTACCTACGTGGGCATCAACAGCATTGGGCTGCGCCGCCGGGGCTTTTCCGATCAGAAAATTGCCGAAATTCAGCAGCTCTACCGCCTCCTTTTCCTTAGTGGCCTCAATAACGCCGCCGCCCTCGACCAGATTGAGCTAGAATTGGCTCCTTCCCCGGAGCGCGACGAGGTAGTTAACTTCATCCGCAACTCGGGCCGGGGCGTCATTAAAGGCTACTCCCGCAACGGTAACGGCGGCATCGAATAA
- a CDS encoding bifunctional UDP-3-O-[3-hydroxymyristoyl] N-acetylglucosamine deacetylase/3-hydroxyacyl-ACP dehydratase: MNDKQHTIKAPVTVSGIGLHTGVQATMTFCPAPINHGYKFQRIDLPGQPIVDADVDNVVDLSRGTTIEQNGARVNTVEHTLAALVGLQIDNVLIQLDGPEPPIMDGSSFEFIKPLQEIGLEEQNALRNYFEIPDEIRYVDNARAVELAALPLNSYRLTVMVDYNSPVLGSQHASLTHIDQFTTEIASSRTFCFLHELEALYKSNLIKGGDLSNAIVVVDRVVSDEELDDLATMLGKPKVAVKKEGILNNVDLRYKNEPARHKLLDLVGDLALVGRPLKGQILAARPGHAANVAFAKRIKKKMMEAHTSAVPTYDPAREPVMDINKIAATLPHRYPFLLIDKIIHLDANTVTGVKNVTMNEPFFPGHFPGNPVMPGVLQIEAMAQTGGILVLNTVPDPENYWTYFLGIENCRFRRMVKPGDTIIFKCDLTAPIKRGIAKMSGKAYVNGKVVMEAEMSASIVKKN, from the coding sequence ATGAACGACAAGCAACATACCATTAAGGCCCCCGTCACCGTGAGTGGCATTGGCCTTCATACCGGCGTGCAGGCCACCATGACGTTCTGCCCCGCCCCCATCAACCACGGCTACAAGTTTCAGCGCATTGATTTGCCCGGCCAGCCCATTGTGGATGCCGACGTGGACAACGTAGTAGACCTTTCCCGCGGCACCACCATTGAGCAGAACGGGGCCCGCGTGAATACCGTGGAGCACACCCTGGCCGCCCTGGTAGGCTTGCAGATCGACAACGTGCTGATTCAGCTGGACGGGCCCGAGCCGCCCATTATGGATGGTTCCAGCTTCGAGTTTATCAAGCCCCTACAGGAAATTGGCCTGGAAGAGCAAAACGCCCTGCGCAACTACTTCGAGATTCCCGACGAAATCCGCTACGTGGACAACGCCCGGGCCGTGGAGCTGGCCGCCCTGCCCCTGAACTCTTACCGCCTCACGGTGATGGTAGACTACAACTCGCCGGTGCTCGGGTCCCAGCACGCCTCTTTGACCCACATCGACCAGTTTACGACGGAAATTGCCTCCTCGCGCACCTTCTGCTTTCTGCACGAGCTGGAAGCCCTCTACAAGTCCAACCTCATCAAGGGCGGCGACCTGAGCAACGCCATTGTGGTAGTGGACCGCGTGGTGAGCGACGAGGAACTCGACGACCTGGCGACCATGCTGGGCAAGCCCAAGGTGGCCGTGAAAAAGGAAGGCATCCTGAACAACGTGGACCTGCGCTACAAAAACGAGCCTGCCCGCCACAAACTCCTCGACCTGGTAGGCGACCTGGCCCTGGTAGGCCGGCCGCTCAAGGGCCAGATCCTGGCGGCCCGCCCCGGGCACGCGGCCAACGTGGCCTTCGCCAAACGCATCAAGAAAAAGATGATGGAGGCCCATACCAGCGCCGTGCCCACGTACGACCCCGCGCGCGAGCCGGTGATGGACATTAATAAGATTGCCGCTACCCTGCCCCACCGCTACCCCTTCCTGCTCATCGACAAGATCATACACCTGGACGCCAACACGGTAACCGGCGTGAAGAACGTGACGATGAACGAGCCCTTCTTCCCCGGTCACTTCCCCGGTAACCCCGTGATGCCCGGCGTGCTGCAAATTGAGGCCATGGCCCAGACCGGCGGCATTCTGGTGCTCAACACGGTGCCCGACCCGGAGAACTACTGGACGTACTTCCTGGGCATCGAAAACTGCCGCTTCCGCCGCATGGTGAAGCCCGGCGACACCATCATTTTCAAGTGCGACCTGACGGCCCCCATTAAGCGCGGCATTGCCAAAATGAGCGGCAAGGCCTACGTGAACGGGAAAGTGGTGATGGAAGCGGAAATGTCGGCCAGCATTGTGAAAAAGAATTAA
- the lpxD gene encoding UDP-3-O-(3-hydroxymyristoyl)glucosamine N-acyltransferase, whose amino-acid sequence MEFTVGQIAEVLRGAVEGDAAQQINRLAKIEEAQAGALSFLANPKYEPYLYTTAASAVIVSRTLELRQPTTAALIRVDDPYTSFTTLLEFYQQATRTGKRGVEQPAYLAASSTIGENHYRGAFSYIGENCEIGRDVVIFPHVFIGDRCKIGDGTILYAGAKIYAETVIGARCTVHAGAVIGSDGFGFAPQPDGSYRTIPQIGNVVLEDNVSVGANATIDCATMGSTIIREGAKIDNLVQIAHNVEIGRHTVVAAQTGISGSTKIGDFCVLAGQAGIAGHLSLANRTTVTAQSGVGKSIKEEGILLQGSPAFNLRDSLRANAVFRHLPDLERRLTQLERRRTEPEKP is encoded by the coding sequence CGCGGAGCAGTTGAAGGAGACGCCGCCCAGCAAATCAACCGCTTGGCAAAAATCGAAGAAGCCCAGGCGGGGGCTCTCTCCTTTCTGGCCAACCCCAAGTACGAGCCCTACCTCTACACCACGGCTGCCTCGGCCGTCATCGTGAGCCGCACGCTGGAGCTGCGCCAGCCCACCACGGCGGCCCTAATTCGGGTCGATGACCCCTACACCAGCTTCACAACCCTGCTGGAGTTTTACCAACAAGCTACTCGCACGGGTAAGCGCGGCGTGGAGCAGCCCGCCTACCTGGCCGCCAGCTCCACCATCGGCGAAAACCACTACCGCGGGGCCTTCTCTTACATCGGGGAAAACTGTGAAATCGGGCGCGACGTGGTGATTTTCCCTCACGTGTTCATCGGCGACCGGTGCAAAATCGGGGACGGCACCATTCTGTACGCCGGGGCAAAAATCTACGCCGAAACCGTTATTGGGGCCCGCTGCACGGTGCACGCCGGGGCCGTTATCGGCTCCGATGGGTTCGGCTTTGCGCCCCAGCCCGATGGCTCCTACCGCACCATTCCGCAAATTGGCAACGTGGTGCTGGAAGACAACGTGAGTGTAGGCGCCAACGCTACCATCGACTGCGCCACCATGGGCTCGACCATCATCCGGGAGGGCGCCAAAATCGACAACCTGGTGCAGATTGCCCACAACGTGGAAATCGGGCGCCACACGGTGGTAGCGGCCCAGACGGGTATTTCGGGCTCCACCAAAATCGGTGACTTCTGCGTGCTGGCCGGGCAGGCGGGCATTGCCGGCCACCTGAGCCTGGCCAACCGCACCACCGTTACGGCCCAGTCGGGGGTAGGCAAATCCATCAAGGAAGAAGGTATTCTGCTGCAGGGCTCCCCCGCCTTCAACCTGCGCGACAGTCTGCGCGCCAACGCCGTGTTCCGTCACCTGCCCGATCTGGAGCGCCGGCTCACCCAGCTGGAACGCCGCCGTACCGAACCGGAAAAGCCCTAG